CAATAATATCAGGGTCAATCGTAATTTCGTTCGTTGCGGTATCGGGAGTTAATTCAAAACGCCCGTTGTTATTCTTATCGTCAAAAGCCAGTAGTTTTGTTCTTTCCCACTTGTTCGCCCAATCAAGCTGACGAACTTCCCCAATGGTTTGATTGTGTAAAGAGTTAATTAGGTTATACCGCGCAAAAGTTGCTAATGCTGGGGCGCTAGTATACAGCAAGGCGATAAACAGTAACGCCCAACCCGCCGAATAACGCGCAGCGCGAACATCAGGAACTGTGTAAAAACGTACAATCACGTGCGGTAATCCCGCAGTTCCCACCATCAAGGCAATTGTAATGAAAAGAACATCCAACTGCGTTTTATTCGCAAACGGCTGCGTGTATTCCTGAAAACCTAGATCGAGTTGAACTTGGTTCAAGTTTGCAACAATATCGCTAAACGTAAAAGCAAGTTGCGGAATCGGGTTTCCTGTGAGTAAAAGCGCGATCGCTGACGCTGGAATCAAAAATGCAACGATTAATATACAGTACTGTGCAACTTGCGTCCAGGTAATGCCTTTCATTCCGCCTAATACCGAGAAAAAGGCGACAATCACCATTCCGATAATTACACCTGTGGCGATATCTACTTGTAAAAAGCGGCTGAAGACAATACCTACACCGCGCATTTGTCCTGCAACATAGGTAAGCGACACAAATAAAGCCGCAACCACCGCAACCAAACGCGCAACGTTGGAATAATAGCGATCGCCCACAAAATCTGGCACAGTATATTTACCAAACTTGCGCAGGTATGGCGCTAAAAGTAACGCTAATAAAACATATCCCCCAGTCCAACCCATTAAATAAATAGAACCGTCGTAGCCCAAAAACGAAATTAGCCCCGCCATCGAAATAAACGAAGCCGCCGACATCCAATCTGCTGCTGTTGCTGCGCCGTTAGCAATCGGGGGAACACCTTGTCCAGCAACGTAAAAACCCGAACTATCTCGCACGCGTGACCACCAACCAATATACAGATACAATGCAAAAGTCAGGGCAACAAATCCAATTGTCCAAAGTTCAACTGACATAAATTACCCTCACTTTCTGATTCCGTATTTGCGATCGAGGCGATCCATCTGAACCGCGTAGATAAAAATCAGCACAACAAAAGTTAAAATTGAGCCTTGCTGTGCCATCCAAAAACCGAGGGGAACTCGACCAAGTTGTATTGCGTTGAGTGGTTCAACGAGTAAAATGCTGAAAATGAGTGATACTAGCGCCCAGACAATCAAAAGATTTCGGATTAAAGCTATATTAGCCCGCCAGTAAGCTTGACTTCTATCTTTATCCATTTTTCTCAAAAAAACATTCAATATTTACATCCGAATACAACGTTGACATAGGTATCAACACTTTTATTGCCTTAAAGTCTGTTGTGAGCAAGACAAAATATTGTATCAGTTGGACTGAGAGAAAAGAATTTTGTTAAGTTAATAGGTTTTTTGTGTTACTAAACGCTTGGCAAAAAGTACACAGAGTGGCTCAGATTATATGCTAGGAGACAGGCGGTTAGCCATTTAACGTGTCCTAAACAAGACGTAGTGCTATACAAGCCTAAGGTGTGAGTCCGCGGAGGTGGACAGGGTTCGTTAAGCTGTGACTTCAGTCACTAAGTGATCGCATTGACGTTATCTGGGAAACCTTAAATGTAAATGCTGATGAGTTCCTACCAGGTTGCTGATGAATGAGTTAAACGCGATTCCTACCAATACATTGCGAGACACCTTAAAAAGAATTTGGGGATATCCAGAATTCCGCCAACCTCAAGAAGAAATTATCCGTAGTCTATTATCACAGCAAGACACGCTTATTATCATGCCTACAGGCGGTGGTAAATCGATTTGCTTTCAACTTCCTGCATTACTTCAGCCTGGGCTAACACTTGTTGTGTCGCCGTTAGTCGCTTTGATGGAAAATCAAGTCAAA
This Chroogloeocystis siderophila 5.2 s.c.1 DNA region includes the following protein-coding sequences:
- a CDS encoding DUF4212 domain-containing protein, giving the protein MDKDRSQAYWRANIALIRNLLIVWALVSLIFSILLVEPLNAIQLGRVPLGFWMAQQGSILTFVVLIFIYAVQMDRLDRKYGIRK
- a CDS encoding sodium:solute symporter family protein, with the protein product MSVELWTIGFVALTFALYLYIGWWSRVRDSSGFYVAGQGVPPIANGAATAADWMSAASFISMAGLISFLGYDGSIYLMGWTGGYVLLALLLAPYLRKFGKYTVPDFVGDRYYSNVARLVAVVAALFVSLTYVAGQMRGVGIVFSRFLQVDIATGVIIGMVIVAFFSVLGGMKGITWTQVAQYCILIVAFLIPASAIALLLTGNPIPQLAFTFSDIVANLNQVQLDLGFQEYTQPFANKTQLDVLFITIALMVGTAGLPHVIVRFYTVPDVRAARYSAGWALLFIALLYTSAPALATFARYNLINSLHNQTIGEVRQLDWANKWERTKLLAFDDKNNNGRFELTPDTATNEITIDPDIIVLSTPEVARLAPWVIAIVAAGGLAAALSTASGLLLVISSSVAHDIYYRILKPDATEKQRVFVGRIMVGFAVALAGYFGINPPGFVAQVVAFAFGLAAASFFPVIILGIFDKRTNREGAIAGMIAGLLFTIFYIVGVKFSGMTPWFFGVSAEGIGTLGMIINFIVTLVVSRLTPPPPLAVQEMVEDLRSPSGELPPEAVH